The Mycolicibacterium smegmatis genome has a window encoding:
- a CDS encoding DUF1707 SHOCT-like domain-containing protein, whose translation MTGTNEQSVDMRVSDADRNGTLRRLHNAVALGLIDIDEFEERSALVSQARLHSDLAALVGDLPGPGAIVTSAADRVELRGVLGSLKRQGEWTVPTRLALVRRMGSVDLDLTRARFAGPIVVIEIDMKFGSLDMRLPDGASASIDDVEVIVGSATDRRRDAPADGTPHVILTGRVVCGSVEIRGPRKGLFGRTKTL comes from the coding sequence ATGACGGGGACCAATGAGCAATCCGTGGACATGCGGGTGTCGGATGCCGACCGCAACGGGACATTGCGCCGGCTCCACAACGCCGTCGCGCTCGGGCTGATCGACATCGACGAGTTCGAGGAACGTTCGGCGCTGGTCTCTCAGGCCCGCCTGCACTCGGATCTGGCCGCGCTCGTGGGCGACCTGCCCGGACCGGGCGCCATCGTCACCTCGGCGGCCGACCGCGTCGAGTTGCGCGGTGTGCTCGGATCGCTCAAGCGCCAGGGGGAGTGGACGGTGCCGACGCGGCTCGCACTCGTGCGCCGCATGGGCTCGGTGGATCTGGACCTCACGCGCGCCCGGTTCGCGGGGCCCATCGTGGTGATCGAGATCGACATGAAGTTCGGCTCACTGGACATGCGGCTACCGGACGGTGCCAGCGCGTCGATCGACGACGTCGAGGTGATCGTCGGCAGTGCCACCGACCGCCGTCGCGACGCGCCCGCGGACGGGACGCCGCACGTGATCCTCACCGGCCGCGTCGTGTGCGGCTCGGTGGAGATCCGCGGCCCGCGCAAAGGCCTGTTCGGCCGGACCAAGACCCTCTAG
- a CDS encoding PaaI family thioesterase — translation MLTEPTHVLHQLGMRDVEETDERMVIEMDNRPELTNIRGALQGGLVATLIDIAAGRLAGRLVGPGQDVTTADMNVHFVAPIVTGPARAVATVVRAGRRLIVTAVDVTDAGRDRLAARATLSFAVLDPR, via the coding sequence ATGCTCACCGAGCCCACGCACGTGCTCCATCAGCTGGGTATGCGCGATGTCGAAGAGACCGACGAGCGGATGGTCATCGAGATGGACAACCGCCCTGAACTCACCAACATCCGTGGCGCCCTGCAGGGCGGGCTGGTGGCCACCCTGATCGACATCGCGGCGGGCCGCCTCGCGGGTCGCCTGGTGGGCCCCGGCCAGGATGTGACCACCGCGGACATGAACGTCCATTTCGTGGCGCCGATCGTGACGGGACCCGCGCGCGCCGTCGCCACCGTGGTCCGCGCGGGACGGCGGCTCATCGTCACCGCGGTGGACGTCACCGACGCCGGACGTGACCGGCTGGCGGCACGCGCGACGCTGAGTTTCGCGGTTCTCGACCCGCGATAG